From a single Eriocheir sinensis breed Jianghai 21 unplaced genomic scaffold, ASM2467909v1 Scaffold925, whole genome shotgun sequence genomic region:
- the LOC126994929 gene encoding uncharacterized protein LOC126994929, translated as MRLSLGYQRVTRGAHHDGATEAEKLDWLRETVPGEPGVDYPIYWRVPETSFTCEGREPGYHADEDAECQVFHICRHHHQRTGRAFLCPNGTIFNQGTLTCTWWHSVECGSQGQNVAPVIPHAASPVTASDSSVFGSRARLRGQSRQQGGEKERVRQEGERREQEERQERRRQEDERRQQEAREDRRRQERREQEDRRRQEAERRQQEERRQQEERKRQQEVRTQQEEARRQQEGRREQEAGRQQASQQEGKRQQEGRREQEAGRQQASQQAGRREQEAGRQQASQQEGKRQQAGRREQEAGRQQEGRREQEAGRQQEGRREQEAGRQQEGRREQEAGRQQASQQEGKRQQEGSRRQQEERRRQQHESHFTVRGHASRSQQEGQQEEERHFGQRRQEEAQAQQVVLQQQTEQHFEQRAQQASQQEQEKLTEQHFGQKAQQARQQEQQKETEQHFEQKAQQASQQEQQKQTEQHFGQSAQQARQQKQQVIHRQQEVQQQTEQHFQQREEEERAQQASQQGQQTEQHFEQKAQQARQQEQQVIHHQQEIQQQTEQHFQQREEEERAQQASQQGQQEIRQEQEQLFQQSGHKLADTQQLGEEEQLFEQTGERTVQKDQHFEQSGQQEEQSERKEQTGTSRQEEILQSSLFEQSVQETGTEQADQQVSQRAEQQQHAAGQDQQKARMQQAGQQKGKQVGQQETVTVVQSSGQQGEGLRQPAPPHATLEAVSPPRGGQGERQGLRVRLSHSGRFISSESRESQEYGVPILATGPQYTDSESLEDSTLERFFITFPPKLPTRTSESRESLEYGVPLSATRPQYTDSQESLEELTQQQFSVSFQTAAGRQASESHESREYGVPLSAAGPQYTGSSESQEDSTLERFFVTFPPKLPTRILESRESLEYGVPLSATRPQYIDSQESLEFVRHQETIRAPSATRHQVTESRESLEQGVPLSDAGPQYSDSQESLELVSQHAGAAPLPAAPQFPESRESVEFGVPMAAAGQRHQATESRESLERFSDERLVHSRVPVRLAPAPTAAPSTQQAGAHADTRTQATVEHTLAGADLPLVEQSATPVEQSVPSTEPVEHLVTRVEQSAAPAGETISPVQQSAAPVEHSAAPVEQPTAPVEHSATPVEQSAAPVEHSATPVEHSATPVEHSATPVEHSATPEKHFVATQHSTAQEELSVLMEDTVAPQQDLAERVQEFAPAEHAATPVEHSAAPMEPDTSAAPVEQTVPVEPSAAPVEQSFSTGAAKQSFSAGAAEQSFSAGAAEQSFSAGAAKQSFSAGAAEQSFSAGAAEQPSSAGAADSQQEQSSGILASVLAVMERLGVPVVSLSGLSSAPDLSAQDQGLSLQLEAAHSLELRPSLERDSQEVSGQQGVSFTVSRDSLELTDPTDTESLEFRVSQHQQQQQSEGGSGQHSVSFTVSRDSFELRDPTDTDSLEFRVSQQQQQQSEGVSSQQSVSFTISRDSLEQTDPTDTDSLEFRVSQQQQQSKGASGQNSVSFTVSRDSLELTDPTDRDSLEFRVSQQQQQQQQQSEGASGQNSVSFTVSRDSLELTDPTDRDSLEFRVSQQQQHQQAEGASGQNSVSFTVSRDSLELTDPTDTDSLEFRVSQQQQQQQSEGASGQNSVSFTVSRDSLELTDPTDTDSLEFRVSQQQQQQQQSEGASGQNSVSFTVSRDSLELTDPTDTDSLEFRVSQQQQQSEGVSDQRSVSFTVSRDSLELTDPTDTDSLEFRVSQQQQQSEGASGQNSVSFTVSRDSLELTDPTDRDSLEFRVSQQQQQQQQQSEGASGQNSVSFTVSRDSLELTDPTDTDSLEFRVSQQQQQQQQQQSEGASGQNSVSFTVSRDSLELADPTDTDSLEFSVSQQQQQSERASGLNSVSFTVSRDSLELTDPTDTDSLEFRVLQQQPQGVSVQRGVSVSTSQQQQQLRGTTFTASQSAQASHGAQTAFVLEVSREDESPDLQLSLERVEQQDSLERVGEHDSLERLVPVNLATLEAHGVLLADSGPQVLVETVEPVAGEQAGVDLSSSGAQTEAGQASPFDQVILVVDLSTKPDWAEDLRPSLERDHPADSPVEFRRVDQTLSARHEVFLAGAGAQTEAEAAPQQELVSPVSSVPAQDTAQVAPQKKPPAPVQVQMTHAFVESRGESLPPVHPTEPEAPTERHGVPLSPVQLKTSRPPAQHTSAVMPTPQRVHMPSLERIEPQAPEVSPGLPLLPVGHENTIAPVEDDGVATAPAESQKPQSAIKPKPLDAQGVPLSSVEQQQSQTPAVLSGAPLSALEGEAPRAPQSPVQLQKPQEAAPPQQARSGVPLPPAVLFSSQTAGESGASQTLGEHKFGLRLSSEQPLRTIVSLERDDYTVDTLEHLESKEVFDVTEDPHDDLHDTVEVLDSKEAITRGVVGESLFSTRSQASAQPISPAQSSQGFKDAQKEEPQEQIHFEQVQTQQQPQPQEPHRQQQLQSVGVHLQQLQSVQSTGQQDSFFVFDPNEPLSLELAEPVDKFFSLERLSTGNPEDSATFILQEESLISSEVQDTTETLDTKEVFDVDSSERRTPAEGHDRTQSGISLFFQQLGQGGGAAGQSAREKQASHSTTVNTDGVQKNSLQQAIESLMVSLLQAGGGQETPETATTTFHVTEDEDLGAFQQATEVLPTTVVFTEEATEAEADTTLPATTTFHVIEDKGFGEFQQGSEVFPTTLVITDEAAETETATEDDLAFIEQEAFTTLLPAEEDLITTSLPEEEQATTLAPMKKEVTTFLPIRQVTTSVRGSEQEDAIPVQEVTTFVPVQQEVTTFMPVQQEVTTTVGTIQEQEQEFITTTTTDVPLKKEVTTFIPVQQELTTFIPRELHDATTLPADQQEDTTFFLASQQEEVTILPSEQEEAIPNTPTNTAAAAAAAAAESTVATTFSHDVTTTVSPDEQELSTTFVPEATEEARPSIATTRKAQPGTPFRRRIKKLQRPRTRYETPTTLYEVPKPQRPARLYGLPNLQEQSSEGPQRTRTRLISPKTRQERPRGVGATSLRPTNDRTDYRRSRFSRPLFGLSRTAN; from the exons ATGAGGCTAAGTTTG GGCTACCAGAGAGTCACGCGGGGCGCACACCATGACGGGGCAACGGAGGCTGAAAAACTCGACTGGCTGAGAGAGACTGTGCCGGGTGAGCCTGGCGTCGACTACCCCATCTACTGGCGGGTACCCGAGACCTCCTTCACGTGCGAGGGCCGAGAACCag gttACCACGCGGACGAAGACGCCGAGTGCCAAGTCTTCCACatttgccgccaccaccaccagcgcacGGGGCGGGCCTTCCTCTGTCCCAACGGCACCATCTTCAACCAGGGAACGCTGACCTGCACGTGGTGGCACTCCGTTGAATGCGGCAGCCAAGGACAGAACGTGGCGCCGGTCATTCCCCACGCCGCCTCCCCCGTCACCGCCTCAGACTCTTCAGTTTTCGGCAGCAGGGCGAGGTTGAGGGGGCAGAGCAGGCAGCagggaggtgagaaagaaagggttcggcaggagggagagaggagggagcaggaagaaaggcaggagagaagaagacaggaggatgagaggaggcagcaggaggcgagggaggacagaagaaggcaggagaggagagaacaagaGGATAGAAGAAGGCAAGAAGCAGAGAGGAGAcaacaggaggagagaaggcagcaggaggagaggaagaggcagcagGAAGTAAGGACGCAACAGGAGGAAGCCAGAAGACagcaggaagggagaagggagcaagAAGCAGGGAGACAGCAGGCAagtcagcaggaaggaaagagacagcaggaagggagaagagagcaaGAAGCAGGGAGACAGCAGGCAAGTCAGCAGGCAGGGAGAAGAGAGCAAGAAGCAGGGAGACAGCAGGCAagtcagcaggaaggaaagagacagcaGGCAGGGAGAAGAGAGCAAGAAGCAGGGAGAcagcaggaagggagaagagagcaaGAAGCAGGGAGAcagcaggaagggagaagagagcaaGAAGCAGGGAGAcagcaggaagggagaagagagcaaGAAGCAGGGAGACAGCAGGCAagtcagcaggaaggaaagagacagcaggaaggaagtaggaggcaacaggaagaaaggaggaggcagcagcacGAGAGCCACTTCACGGTGAGGGGGCACGCATCAAGGTCACAGCAGGAaggtcagcaggaggaggagagacacttTGGGCAGAGGCGTCAAGAGGAAGCCCAAGCTCAGCAGGTGGTATTACAGCAGCAGACTGAGCAGCACTTTGAGCAGAGGGCACAGCAGGCAAGTCAGCAGGAACAGGAGAAGTTGACTGAACAGCACTTTGGGCAGAAGGCACAGCAGGCACGTCAGCAGGAACAGCAGAAGGAGACTGAGCAGCACTTTGAGCAGAAGGCACAGCAGGCAAGTCAGCAGGAACAGCAGAAGCAGACTGAACAGCACTTTGGACAGAGTGCACAGCAGGCACGTCAGCAGAAACAGCAGGTCATTCACCGCCAGCAAGAAGTACAACAGCAGACCGAACAGCACTTCcagcagagggaggaagaggagagggcgcAGCAGGCAAGTCAGCAGGGACAGCAGACTGAGCAGCACTTTGAGCAGAAGGCACAGCAGGCACGTCAGCAGGAACAGCAGGTCATTCACCACCAGCAGGAAATACAACAGCAGACCGAACAGCACTTCcagcagagggaagaagaggagagggcgcAGCAGGCAAGTCAGCAGGGACAGCAAGAGATTCGGCAAGAACAAGAGCAACTTTTCCAGCAGAGTGGACACAAGCTGGCTGACACTCAGCAGTTAGGCGAAGAGGAGCAGCTTTTTGAGCAGACAGGAGAAAGAACGGTACAGAAGGACCAGCACTTTGAGCAGTCTGGCCAGCAGGAAGAGCAGTCTGAGCGGAAGGAACAAACAGGGACAagcaggcaagaggaaatactACAAAGCAGCCTCTTTGAGCAGAGCGTGCAGGAGACAGGAACAGAGCAGGCAGATCAGCAGGTCAGTCAGAGAGCTGAGCAGCAGCAACATGCGGCAGGACAGGATCAGCAGAAGGCGAGGATGCAACAAGCAGGTCAGCAGAAAGGGAAGCAGGTGGGTCAGCAGGAGACAGTGACGGTGGTGCAGAGCAGCGGGCAGCAGGGTGAAGGCCTCCGTCAGCCGGCCCCGCCCCACGCCACGCTGGAGGCCGTGTCTCCCCCGCGTGGCGGCCAGGGCGAGCGGCAGGGCCTGCGGGTGCGTCTAAGCCACAGCGGTCGCTTCATCAGCAGCGAGTCCCGCGAGTCACAGGAGTACGGCGTGCCGATCCTCGCCACGGGGCCACAGTACACTGACTCAGAGTCACTGGAAGACTCGACTCTGGAACGGTTTTTCATCACCTTCCCACCTAAGCTTCCTACTAGGACCAGTGAGTCACGTGAGTCACTGGAATACGGCGTCCCCCTCTCTGCCACGAGGCCACAGTACACTGACTCACAGGAGTCTCTGGAAGAGCTGACTCAGCAACAGTTTTCAGTTTCCTTCCAAACAGCAGCCGGCCGGCAGGCCAGTGAGTCACACGAGTCACGGGAGTACGGCGTGCCCCTGTCTGCCGCGGGGCCACAGTACACTGGCTCGTCAGAGTCACAAGAAGACTCGACTCTTGAACGGTTTTTCGTCACCTTCCCACCTAAGCTTCCTACTAGGATCCTTGAGTCACGCGAGTCACTGGAATACGGCGTCCCCCTCTCTGCCACGAGGCCACAGTACATTGACTCACAGGAGTCACTAGAGTTTGTGAGGCACCAAGAAACTATTCGTGCACCCTCTGCCACGCGTCATCAAGTCACTGAGTCACGTGAGTCACTGGAGCAAGGCGTACCCCTCTCGGATGCGGGTCCACAGTATTCTGACTCACAAGAGTCACTGGAATTGGTGAGTCAACATGCTGGCGCTGCACCGCTACCAGCTGCCCCACAGTTTCCAGAGTCTCGTGAGTCAGTGGAATTCGGCGTGCCAATGGCGGCGGCCGGGCAGCGGCACCAGGCCACAGAGTCCCGGGAGTCCCTGGAGAGGTTCAGTGACGAGCGACTCGTACACTCGCGCGTGCCGGTGCGCCTGGCCCCGGCCCCGACAGCGGCCCCTTCCACCCAGCAGGCAGGCGCCCACGCTGACACCCGGACCCAGGCCACTGTGGAGCACACACTAGCTGGGGCAGACTTGCCACTTGTGGAACAATCAGCGACACCTGTGGAACAATCAGTACCATCAACAGAACCTGTGGAACACTTAGTGACACGTGTTGAACAATCGGCAGCACCAGCGGGAGAAACGATATCACCTGTGCAACAATCGGCAGCGCCTGTGGAACACTCTGCGGCACCTGTGGAACAACCGACAGCGCCTGTGGAACACTCAGCAACACCTGTGGAACAATCGGCAGCACCTGTGGAACACTCAGCAACACCTGTGGAACACTCAGCAACACCTGTGGAACACTCAGCAACACCTGTGGAACACTCAGCAACGCCAGAAAAGCATTTCGTCGCCACCCAACACTCGACAGCACAGGAGGAACTTTCGGTACTTATGGAGGACACGGTGGCACCTCAGCAAGACTTAGCAGAACGTGTGCAGGAGTTCGCACCTGCTGAACACGCGGCAACACCTGTGGAGCACTCAGCAGCACCGATGGAACCTGACACATCAGCAGCACCAGTGGAGCAAACAGTACCGGTGGAGCCCTCGGCAGCACCCGTGGAACAGTCATTCTCAACAGGAGCGGCGAAACAGTCATTCTCAGCAGGGGCGGCGGAACAGTCATTCTCAGCAGGGGCGGCGGAACAGTCATTCTCAGCAGGGGCGGCGAAACAGTCATTCTCAGCAGGGGCGGCGGAACAGTCATTCTCGGCAGGGGCGGCGGAACAGCCGTCCTCAGCGGGGGCGGCGGACAGTCAGCAGGAGCAGTCGTCGGGCATACTGGCGTCGGTCCTGGCCGTGATGGAGCGTCTGGGTGTGCCGGTGGTGAGCCTGTCCGGCCTGAGCAGCGCCCCGGACCTCTCGGCCCAGGACCAGGGCCTGTCCCTCCAGCTGGAGGCCGCCCACTCGCTAGAACTGCGGCCATCACTGGAACGAGACTCACAGGAGGTGTCCGGACAACAGGGCGTGTCCTTTACAGTCTCAAGAGACTCACTAGAGCTGACAGACCCCACAGACACAGAGTCATTGGAGTTTAGAGTgtcacaacatcaacaacaacaacagtcagagGGAGGCTCAGGCCAACACAGCGTGTCGTTCACTGTCTCAAGAGACTCTTTTGAACTGCGGGACCCCACAGACACAGACTCGCTGGAGTTTAGAgtgtcacaacaacaacagcaacaatcaGAGGGAGTCTCAAGCCAACAAAGCGTTTCCTTCACTATCTCAAGAGACTCACTAGAGCAGACAGACCCCACAGACACAGACTCGTTGGAGTTTAGAgtttcacaacaacaacaacagtcaaaGGGAGCCTCAGGACAAAACAGTGTGTCATTTACTGTTTCAAGAGATTCTCTTGAGCTCACAGACCCCACAGACAGAGACTCACTGGAGTTTAGAgtttcacaacaacaacaacaacaacaacaacagtcagagGGAGCCTCAGGACAAAACAGTGTGTCATTTACTGTTTCAAGAGATTCTCTTGAGCTCACAGACCCCACAGACAGAGACTCACTGGAGTTTAGAgtttcacaacaacaacaacatcaacaggcAGAGGGAGCCTCAGGACAAAACAGTGTGTCATTTACTGTTTCAAGAGATTCTCTTGAGCTCACAGACCCCACAGACACAGACTCACTGGAGTTTAGAgtttcacaacaacaacaacaacaacagtcagagGGAGCCTCAGGACAAAACAGTGTGTCATTTACTGTTTCAAGAGATTCTCTTGAGCTCACAGACCCCACAGACACAGACTCACTGGAGTTTAGAgtttcacaacaacaacaacaacaacaacagtcagaAGGAGCCTCAGGACAAAACAGTGTGTCATTTACTGTTTCAAGAGATTCTCTTGAGCTCACAGACCCCACAGACACAGACTCACTGGAGTTTAGAgtttcacaacaacaacaacagtcagagGGAGTCTCAGACCAACGCAGCGTGTCATTTACTGTCTCAAGGGACTCTCTTGAGCTCACAGACCCCACAGACACAGACTCACTGGAGTTTAGAgtttcacaacaacaacaacagtcagagGGAGCCTCAGGACAAAACAGTGTGTCATTTACTGTTTCAAGAGATTCTCTTGAGCTGACGGACCCCACAGACAGAGACTCACTGGAGTTTAGAgtttcacaacaacaacaacaacaacagcaacagtcaGAGGGAGCCTCAGGACAAAACAGTGTGTCATTTACTGTTTCAAGAGATTCTCTTGAGCTGACGGACCCCACAGACACTGACTCACTGGAGTTTAGAgtgtcacaacaacaacaacaacaacaacaacaacagtcagagGGAGCCTCAGGACAAAACAGTGTGTCCTTCACTGTCTCAAGAGACTCTCTGGAGCTGGCGGACCCCACAGACACTGACTCACTGGAGTTTAGTgtctcacaacaacaacaacagtcagagAGAGCCTCAGGACTAAACAGCGTGTCATTCACTGTTTCAAGAGATTCTCTGGAGCTGACGGACCCCACAGACACAGACTCACTAGAATTTAGAGTGTTACAACAACAGCCACAAGGAGTCTCGGTACAGCGTGGCGTGTCTGTCTCTACttcacaacagcagcagcaattaCGTGGCACGACCTTCACTGCCTCGCAGTCAGCGCAAGCGTCACATGGAGCCCAGACGGCCTTCGTGCTGGAAGTTTCTAGGGAGGACGAATCCCCTGACCTACAGCTGTCACTTGAGCGCGTGGAGCAGCAAGACTCCCTGGAGCGTGTGGGGGAGCATGACTCCCTAGAGCGGCTGGTGCCTGTGAACCTTGCCACCCTGGAGGCTCATGGCGTGCTGCTGGCTGACTCAGGGCCTCAAGTGCTTGTGGAAACTGTGGAACCTGTGGCAGGAGAACAAGCTGGAGTGGATCTCTCCTCCTCCGGGGCGCAGACAGAGGCAGGGCAAGCGTCACCTTTTGACCAGGTGATCCTCGTAGTAGACCTTTCAACTAAACCTGACTGGGCTGAAGACCTGCGACCCTCCCTTGAGCGTGACCATCCCGCGGACTCCCCGGTGGAATTTAGGCGCGTGGACCAGACTCTCTCAGCCCGGCATGAAGTGTTCCTGGCAGGTGCTGGAGCCCAGACGGAAGCTGAGGCCGCCCCCCAGCAAGAACTTGTCTCCCCTGTGTCCAGCGTGCCTGCACAGGACACAGCACAAGTAGCACCCCAAAAGAAGCCTCCCGCACCAGTGCAAGTCCAAATGACACACGCTTTTGTTGAGTCACGTGGTGAATCTCTGCCGCCGGTGCATCCCACAGAGCCAGAGGCACCCACGGAACGCCATGGAGTACCTCTGTCACCGGTGCAGCTCAAAACGTCTCGTCCACCTGCCCAGCACACCTCAGCTGTGATGCCAACACCTCAGAGAGTACACATGCCATCATTGGAACGCATCGAACCACAGGCACCTGAAGTATCCCCCGGATTGCCGCTGTTACCTGTGGGTCATGAAAACACGATTGCACCTGTGGAAGACGACGGAGTAGCTACTGCACCGGCAGAGAGCCAAAAGCCGCAATCAGCTATAAAACCCAAGCCGCTAGATGCCCAGGGGGTACCATTGTCCTCAGTGGAACAGCAGCAGTCACAAACACCTGCTGTCCTCAGTGGAGCGCCTTTGTCAGCGTTGGAGGGCGAGGCGCCGCGTGCACCTCAGTCACCTGTGCAACTACAAAAGCCACAAGAGGCCGCTCCTCCACAGCAGGCCAGGTCTGGAGTACCTCTGCCCCCCGCGGTACTCTTCAGCTCACAAACTGCTGGGGAATCCGGAGCCTCCCAAACACTTGGGGAGCACAAGTTTGGCCTCCGTTTGTCTTCTGAGCAGCCCCTGAGGACCATCGTGTCCCTGGAGCGTGACGACTACACTGTGGACACCCTAGAGCATTTAGAATCTAAGGAAGTATTTGACGTCACAGAAGATCCGCACGACGACCTCCATGACACAGTGGAGGTTCTGGACTCAAAGGAAGCTATAACGAGAGGGGTGGTCGGAGAGTCCTTGTTCTCGACGCGGTCTCAAGCGTCTGCACAACCTATCTCTCCCGCACAGTCCTCCCAGGGTTTCAAAGACGCTCAAAAGGAAGAACCTCAAGAACAGATCCACTTTGAACAAGTTCAGACCCAGCAACAGCCCCAGCCTCAAGAACCTCATCGTCAACAACAATTACAATCAGTAGGAGTCCATCTTCAGCAGCTCCAGTCCGTACAGTCAACAGGACAACAagactctttctttgtctttgacCCCAATGAACCGCTGTCCCTGGAGCTTGCGGAGCCCGTGGACAAGTTCTTCTCTCTTGAACGCCTCTCCACCGGTAACCCAGAAGACTCTGCGACCTTCATCCTGCAGGAAGAGAGTCTGATCTCTTCTGAGGTGCAGGACACAACAGAGACCCTTGACACGAAGGAAGTGTTTGACGTGGACTCGTCAGAGCGCCGCACTCCAGCGGAGGGTCACGATCGAACGCAATCTggcatttctctcttctttcagcaGCTGGGACAAGGTGGAGGAGCTGCAGGACAGAGTGCAAGGGAAAAACAGGCAAGTCACTCCACGACGGTGAATACTGACGGGGTTCAGAAAAACTCACTGCAGCAGGCCATCGAGAGCCTGATGGTGAGTCTGCTGCAGGCTGGAGGGGGCCAAGAAACTCCTGAGACCGCCACGACGACCTTCCATGTGACTGAGGACGAGGACTTAGGGGCCTTCCAGCAGGCTACGGAGGTACTCCCAACGACTGTTGTGTTTACTGAGGAAGcaacagaagcagaagcagacacGACCCTTCCCGCGACGACTACTTTTCACGTAATTGAGGACAAGGGCTTCGGTGAATTCCAGCAGGGTAGCGAAGTATTCCCTACGACCCTGGTGATTACTGACGAAGCAGCAGAAACAGAGACTGCAACGGAGGATGACCTGGCCTTCATCGAGCAGGAAGCATTTACAACCCTATTGCCTGCTGAGGAGGATTTGATCACGACCAGCCTTCCCGAGGAAGAGCAGGCCACAACCCTCGCACCCATGAAGAAAGAGGTCACCACATTCCTTCCGATCCGGCAGGTCACAACTTCTGTCAGAGGATCCGAGCAGGAGGACGCCATCCCAGTCCAAGAGGTCACCACATTCGTCCCAGTTCAGCAGGAGGTCACCACGTTCATGCCAGTTCAGCAGGAGGTCACCACGACGGTTGGCACGAtccaggagcaggagcaggagtttatcaccaccaccaccacagatgtTCCGCTCAAGAAGGAGGTGACGACTTTCATCCCGGTGCAGCAGGAACTAACCACCTTCATCCCTCGTGAGCTGCACGACGCCACCACCTTACCAGCAGACCAGCAAGAAGACACTACTTTTTTCCTTGCTAGTCAGCAGGAAGAGGTCACCATTCTCCCAAGTGAGCAGGAGGAAGCTATCCCGAATACTCCCactaatactgctgctgctgctgctgctgctgctgctgagtcAACTGTTGCTACCACATTCTCGCATGACGTCACCACCACTGTGTCCCCAGATGAGCAAGAACTGTCCACTACATTCGTTCCAGAAGCAACGGAAGAAGCACGCCCCTCCATCGCCACCACGAGGAAAGCCCAGCCCGGCACACCGTTCAGACGAAGGATCAAGAAACTCCAGCGCCCAAGGACACGATACGAAACTCCAACAACGCTCTACGAGGTGCCCAAGCCTCAACGCCCCGCAAGGCTGTACGGACTGCCCAATCTTCAGGAGCAGAGCAGCGAGGGGCCTCAACGCACCAGAACGAGGCTGATTTCCCCCAAGACGCGGCAGGAACGACCAAGAGGTGTCGGAGCCACGTCACTACGACCCACGAACGACCGCACTGATTACAGACGATCCAGATTTTCACGACCTCTTTTTGGTCTCTCCAGAACGGCGAACTAA